From a region of the Syngnathus typhle isolate RoL2023-S1 ecotype Sweden linkage group LG12, RoL_Styp_1.0, whole genome shotgun sequence genome:
- the stom gene encoding erythrocyte band 7 integral membrane protein isoform X1, translating to MENEDLQLKAEKRRERQSGPSSTLHDAEALENGDSSIGFCGWLLVVLSLLLMVLTLPISIWMCIKIVKEYERAIIFRLGRLLRGGAKGPGLFFILPCTDSFINVDMRTITFDIPPQEVLTKDSVTVSVDGVVYYRVQNATLAVANITNADAATRLLAQTTLRNVLGTKNLAEILSDREEIAHSMQSTLDDATDDWGIKVERVEIKDVKLPLQLQRAMAAEAEATREARAKVIAAEGEMNASRALKEASLVIAESPSALQLRYLQTLNTIAAEKNSTIIFPLPLEMMQGFIKH from the exons ATGGAAAACGAAGATTTGCAATTAAAAGCTGAAAAAAGACGTGAACGTCAATCAG GTCCAAGCAGCACTTTACACGATGCAGAAG cCTTGGAGAATGGAGACTCGAGCATTGGCTTCTGTGGATGGCTGCTGGTGGTGTTGTCTCTTCTACTCATGGTGCTCACACTGCCCATCTCCATTTGGATGTGCATCAAG ATTGTGAAGGAGTATGAAAGAGCCATTATCTTCCGACTGGGACGTCTTTTGCGAGGAGGAGCCAAAGGACCAG GTTTGTTCTTCATCTTGCCGTGCACTGACAGCTTCATCAACGTGGACATGCGCACCATCACCTTTGACATCCCGCCGCAAGAG GTTTTGACCAAAGATTCGGTGACGGTGAGCGTGGACGGCGTGGTGTACTACCGGGTTCAAAACGCGACTCTGGCCGTGGCCAACATCACCAACGCcgacgccgccacacgcctctTGGCCCAGACCACACTCAGGAATGTTCTGGGGACCAAGAACCTGGCTGAGATCCTTTCGGACCGTGAAGAAATCGCACACAGCATGCAG TCCACCCTCGACGACGCTACTGACGATTGGGGTATCAAGGTGGAGCGAGTGGAGATCAAAGACGTCAAGCTGCCACTGCAGCTCCAGAGAGCCATGGCGGCCGAGGCCGAGGCTACCCGGGAGGCCCGAGCCAAG GTCATCGCCGCAGAAGGCGAGATGAACGCCTCCAGGGCGCTGAAGGAGGCGTCGCTGGTGATCGCCGAGTCGCCGTCGGCCCTGCAGCTGCGCTACCTGCAGACCCTCAACACCATCGCCGCCGAGAAGAACTCCACCATCATCTTCCCTCTGCCGCTGGAGATGATGCAGGGCTTCATCAAGCACTAA
- the stom gene encoding erythrocyte band 7 integral membrane protein isoform X2: MENEDLQLKAEKRRERQSALENGDSSIGFCGWLLVVLSLLLMVLTLPISIWMCIKIVKEYERAIIFRLGRLLRGGAKGPGLFFILPCTDSFINVDMRTITFDIPPQEVLTKDSVTVSVDGVVYYRVQNATLAVANITNADAATRLLAQTTLRNVLGTKNLAEILSDREEIAHSMQSTLDDATDDWGIKVERVEIKDVKLPLQLQRAMAAEAEATREARAKVIAAEGEMNASRALKEASLVIAESPSALQLRYLQTLNTIAAEKNSTIIFPLPLEMMQGFIKH; this comes from the exons ATGGAAAACGAAGATTTGCAATTAAAAGCTGAAAAAAGACGTGAACGTCAATCAG cCTTGGAGAATGGAGACTCGAGCATTGGCTTCTGTGGATGGCTGCTGGTGGTGTTGTCTCTTCTACTCATGGTGCTCACACTGCCCATCTCCATTTGGATGTGCATCAAG ATTGTGAAGGAGTATGAAAGAGCCATTATCTTCCGACTGGGACGTCTTTTGCGAGGAGGAGCCAAAGGACCAG GTTTGTTCTTCATCTTGCCGTGCACTGACAGCTTCATCAACGTGGACATGCGCACCATCACCTTTGACATCCCGCCGCAAGAG GTTTTGACCAAAGATTCGGTGACGGTGAGCGTGGACGGCGTGGTGTACTACCGGGTTCAAAACGCGACTCTGGCCGTGGCCAACATCACCAACGCcgacgccgccacacgcctctTGGCCCAGACCACACTCAGGAATGTTCTGGGGACCAAGAACCTGGCTGAGATCCTTTCGGACCGTGAAGAAATCGCACACAGCATGCAG TCCACCCTCGACGACGCTACTGACGATTGGGGTATCAAGGTGGAGCGAGTGGAGATCAAAGACGTCAAGCTGCCACTGCAGCTCCAGAGAGCCATGGCGGCCGAGGCCGAGGCTACCCGGGAGGCCCGAGCCAAG GTCATCGCCGCAGAAGGCGAGATGAACGCCTCCAGGGCGCTGAAGGAGGCGTCGCTGGTGATCGCCGAGTCGCCGTCGGCCCTGCAGCTGCGCTACCTGCAGACCCTCAACACCATCGCCGCCGAGAAGAACTCCACCATCATCTTCCCTCTGCCGCTGGAGATGATGCAGGGCTTCATCAAGCACTAA